Part of the Enterococcus wangshanyuanii genome, GCAGTTTCACTTTCTTTGTATTTGTAAGCAAAAACTTGAAGTTCATGTTTATCTGTATGAACGCTAGCAATATCTTCACCAATAAAAAATGATTGGGGGTTCCAATTAGTCTCCATTCCTTTTTTATAGTGAAGTCTTCAAATGTAAATGTTTTTTCCATGATATTCTCCTATTCATATTTTTATTTGGGGAAGGAATCACTTGTGAGAGGCGCTTCAACAGCGCCTTTCACGAATAATGAAATCAAGTACGTTTATGTCTACACAACCGCATATTTCTTTTAGGCTTTGGGCAAAAGCAATGTCAATAGGAGTTAGTTGCTTAATTGGTTCTGAACGATATTGAACAACTAGTAACTGCTCTGCCTGATGTCGCAAGGCAATGTTTAAAATCAATTTTTTTACAGATAATTGATGTTCTAGCTTTCCAGTGTAAATGATGTCAGAAGAAAGAATTTGATTGGAATTCGATAATGTAACTAAAACTACGCTGTAAGGTCTGATTTTTGGTGAAAATCTAGAGTCAATTTCATGCAAAATTTGTAGAACGTCAGACGAGGGAACATTCATTTTAGGATTCGCTATTGTACTCAAAGTGACGTTTCATATCCCTTCTTTTTTCAAGTTCTAATTGGCTTTCTGCGTGGTTAACAAAATAACCAACGTCTTCCATGCAAGAAAAATTTTTCTCAAATAGTTCGAGAACATTTTTTTCATGCGCATTATTGGAAAGGAAAGACACAACGTCTTCTTTTTGAATGCGATAAAGAGTGTTTTCTTGTTCTGTGTTTAATAGTTCAGCTTCTTTTAGGAGGCGTAGGTAATAGTCAGGTATCTCATTTCGAATCATTTCGTCAGTCTCGTCTAAGATTTCTTCAAAAGGGATATCTGTTGCGTTAATAAGCATTTCTACAGTAGTATCAGTGTGCCCAAAATAAAGATAGACTAAAGTGCTAGCACTGTTAACATTGATGACAAACTCCCAACCTCCGTTTAATAGTAAGACCAGAGAATCACTCATGGATTTCACCTCCTTCAATAAGAGCGTGGCATTTTCTTTCTCCAAATAATTTACGAATAATTTCAAAAATTTCGTCCTGACTTTTTCCTTTAAAAGATGATTCTGAAATCTTTTTCCAAGAATCAGTCGTGTGAATGATTTGGCTATCCTGATGCTCGTAAGTTCCGAATAATAAGAAATAGGAAAGTTTATCCTCGTCATATCTAGTGACAAAGCAGAGTTCATGTGTTGAATCATAGACACGTAATAGGGTCATTTCTTTAGAAACGAGTTGGATATTCCAGTTGTTTTTAGCAAGTTGGAAGTACTCGTCTGAAAATGCTACTTCCATTAGTCCAATTAGATATTGTTGTTGGTTTGATTTTGTCATTTTCTATTCTCCTTTTAATCCGTTTTTTTCGAATTTTTGAAACTGTGCTAGGACTTCAATGTCCATAATCTTTGGTTTTTTCTGTTTAATAAAGTCATTCCAAACCATTTCAATTGCTTGATGTTCAGAAGGTTTGATAGTACTAGGATTGATTTTTAAATCAAGGCATAAGATCGCTTGGAAAAACCATTTTGGATTTTGAACTTGTAAATCTTTAAGCATAGAATAATAGGTGTTTAAGAGGTTGAGTTCGACACTAGATTCCATAAGCTCAACGATCGTTTTCGATAGGTGTTGTTCATAGTGTTTTTTTGGAACTTTGGTTTCTTCGTAAAGGTAAGTTAAGTCTGAAATAGCTTGAGCCATTTTAGATTGGGGGTAATTTTGAAAACTGGTCATAATAGGTATTAGGCATATGAAGACTCCTCCTGTGCGCCTGAAATGAGTCACTTCAGACATGTTTTATTTTTTGTTTGATTTGACCGGCAAATACCATAGGAGAAACGATTTGCAAGGGCGTACAGCTGCACCAATTTCAATTGGCTGCAGGTGTAGGTGTATCTTCCCTTGCAAATGTAAGTGAAGCCTATGGTATAGGCAACGAAGTTGCCGAAAAAGGTCGAACAAAAAATAAACACTGTCTGTGGTTTAAGAGGGGCCCCGATTAGCGTAGCTAAGTGGGGTGGTAGACGTCGTAGACGGCTGCCATTATAAAAAAGCGTTCGTTTGTGAGCCACAAACGATGAATGATATCAAGATAGCGAAGCGTCAAAGGAAGAGAGCGAAGGCGAAGCGGATCGAGCGAACGACTGTACCTTGAAAGCAGTCAAGCTACAGCATGAGCCCTGGGCGAATGCTAACCAAAAAAAGGCCAAACAAGAGAGTTTTCTTGTTTGGCCTTTCTAAATGATTAATTGATCATTGGCATACAAAAACGCGATCCTACAAGAACTATTTCTTGGTATTATCGCGTTCTAATCTTTCTTTTACTAATTCCTGAATAAATAAAAAATCTTCGTCTGTGGCAATATTGATAAAGCTTTTAGCAGCTGATTTTTTATTTCTGTACTGTCTGCCTTCAGGATTGTTCTGATCGTACTTTTTATTTGCTCTTCGTTTTGCTTCGCTAGTTTTATATTCTGTCATAATACCGCCTTCCTTCGAATTTAGTATATCATAGATAGAAAGAAAAAACAGTATATACTTGCAAAATCTCTTTACAATACAAGTATATACTGGGTATAATATAGAGTATAAGATGATGAGAGGAAGATGTTTATGGATCACGAATTAAGAGAAGAACTTGAACAATGGGAAACACAATTTCATGAGCACACAGAGAACTTGGAAATGGACCTAAAGGAGATTGAGGACTTTGCAGATCAAGATATTTTAGATAGCTTGACGGATTCTCAAAAACAGTTATTGAAGAAAAATCTTGTTCATTTCATAAAGCAAGTAGCATAGAAAGGGGATCAGCTTTGATCCTCTTTGAAAAATATTTGGAGGTAAAAATATGGTAAAAAATAAATTAATTGATTTGAATAACCATTTGTTTGAACAGCTTGAAAGATTGAATGATGATGGGCTCACAGGAGAGCAACTAGATGAAGAAATCAAGAGAGCTCAGGCAATGAAAGGAATAGCTGGCCAAATCATTAATAATGCAAATACAGCGATTCGAGCGAAGGAAGTTTTTTCAGAGCACCGAATTGAAAAAGATATTCCTGAGATGTTGGAGTGATTTTATGCGATATACGAAAGAACAGGGTGAGTATGTAAGAGAAATTGCATTAGGAAGGTACAACTCAGAAATTGCCAGCATTGTTCAATGCAAAATTTGGTACAAATGTCACAGCTGAAGAGATCAGGAGATACAAATCTAATCACAAGATCAGAAGTAACGTGCCAACGAATAAGAAAGGTCTGAGTCGGGGATTATTTACCGAAGAGCAAAAAGATTTTATAAGAGCTAACGCAGCCAAGCGATCTAATAAAGAACTTACTGATTTATTGAATAAGACGTTCGGATCGACTTTTATTACTTCTCAAGTGAAAGCATGGAAAAATAGAAATCATATCGATAGTGGATTAAATGGGTACTTTGAGAAAGGACACGTTCCTATCAACAAAGGGACAAAGGGAATGTTCAATGTGGGCGGAAATAGTGGTTCTTTTAAGAAAGGTGAGACGCCTCTAAATTATAAGCCTGTGGGATCTGAAAGAATTGATCGTGGATGGTTACTGTCTTGTGAAGGTTCAGGATCATGGGACATGGCCAGAAAGATGGCGGCATAAGCACAAAGTGATTTGGGAAAAAGAGAATGGCCCAATCCCTGCTGGACATGTATTAATGTTTTCTGATGGTAACAAAGAAAATATTCGACTCGATAATCTATTGTTGATCACTCAAAATCAGTTACTACAGATGAACCGCAATGGTTGGATAGGTGAAGACCGTGAGATCACTGAGACTGGACTTCTATTGGCGGATCTAGTTAGTCGGTTAGCAGAAAAAAAGAGAAGCAGAAAAAAAGAAAAGTAAAGGAGAGATACTAATGAGGTGGTTAATAGTTGTTTATCCATATAATTCTCGGCTTAGTCAGCATTATTATGTACGATGCAAGCATTGGCCGCAGCGAAGAGACATATCTAAATTAGAAGAATACTTTTGTGGGGGAAATAGATGTAAGACGGGCCTGAAGCTCGTCTTATTTTCATTAAAAAAACCAGTATATACTTGAATATTAACTTTACAATACAAGTATATGCTGGTATAATTAGGATATAAGAAAAGAGGGGGAAATGATAATGAAGAGTAAAGAAAGATTGGTAACTATAGGTGAAATTGCTAAAAGAGCAAAAGAAATGGGGATTCTAGTATTCGATGTTTTTTCGTTGGTGATGGACTTAAACTTGCGGATGATGTGTTTGATCTAAACCTTGAAGAATTGAAAATCGCAGATGCTCAAAATTTTTCTCACGATATTATGGGGATTCAGAATCACATTGACAGGAAGAATAAGTCATTTTCTAACAATTTTTTACCCGCGTTTCTCAAGATAGGATCATTAGAAAGAGACCTATTGAAAGCCTGTAAAT contains:
- a CDS encoding JAB domain-containing protein: MNVPSSDVLQILHEIDSRFSPKIRPYSVVLVTLSNSNQILSSDIIYTGKLEHQLSVKKLILNIALRHQAEQLLVVQYRSEPIKQLTPIDIAFAQSLKEICGCVDINVLDFIIRERRC
- a CDS encoding HNH endonuclease signature motif containing protein → MIWEKENGPIPAGHVLMFSDGNKENIRLDNLLLITQNQLLQMNRNGWIGEDREITETGLLLADLVSRLAEKKRSRKKEK